The window CGAAGGGTCGAAGGGACTATAAATTATAGCTCGTGATCAATGTTTTCTTTGTAGTCGTCAATTTCTTCTTTGGTTACCAAGCCGCTGATTGCAAAGGCACGCTTAAGCGCCATGGCCTCGGCAACTTTGAGGATCATGGCATTGGTATATTGTTGCCAGATTGGTGCCTCTTTTTTGTAATATTCTTTGATGCTAACAAAAACGGTGGTAGCCTTTTGACGATCTTTGCGAAAGACGCTACAAAAAGCGCCGGTTAGCTTTGATTTATCAAACGTCAGGTGTTCTTGGCCGTAAGTAATGTGCAGGCTGCCGTTTTCTCGTTTGACTAGTTGGTCGCCTTGGTACACCACATCACTTTCAATGCCATCAAAGTTTTCGTTGAGGTTGGCTATTTTTAAGTAGCCGTCTCTGCTGGTGATAATGGTCGACTTGCCACCATATTTTATAAAGTAGATTTCTTTTTTGAGCGGGTCAAGGTTGTAGGCCTTGCACAAGTACATAAACGTTTTGAATTCATCGTCGGTGGCGGTTGGTGCTGCTATTTTTCTGATGTGGTCAAGATTTTCAAGGGGCGCCGAAGTTTTGGATCTTTGTGTCATGGTCTGTGTCATAGTTTGCTCAGTCAATGGTGGGAATAAGTTGTTTTTGTAAAAATGCTTGTAAGTTGTAGCAAGAAAATAACTTTTTTACAAGTTAAGCAGCGTCCGGTAGCCAGGCGCTGTGTTCAATCAAGTGGTCAATTTGTTTGAGCGAGTGCCACACATTAAATTTTTGGTTGTACAGGCGAGAGACTGCTTTGTAATGGTAGCATATGGCTCTAATATTGCGCTTAGCGCACTCTTCCTGCAATGAAACAAGTTCATCGTGTGTGTCGTCAAACAAAATGATGGTGCTTGGCTTGAGTTTAAAGCGATCTAAGAAAGCGCCGATTAGTGTACCTTTTGGTATGTGGTTGCAGCAGATAAGTCCGTCGTACAAGACCGGATGGTTGTTGCGGTACGTTGGTAAGGTATCAAATGTGACATTTTCAAATTCGTTGCACAACACAACACCAAAATCTTTGAGCATGTTTGCGCGCCACGCTTGCGTGCTTTTGATCAGGCCATACGTTCCCGTTTCCATGCCGGTGATGCCAACAACGTGGGCCCCTTGTGTGTGAAGCTTTTTGATAACATTGGTAACTTCGGGTTCAACCAGTTTGCGTGGTGCTTGTTCGAGCATCAAGCTGTACAAGCGCTCACCTTTGCCGTTTTTAAACAACAAGCTTGGGTGCTTGAGCAGTGTGAGCACTCTTAACGAAAGCGGCAAGTAAAAAGTACGCGGCAGGTAGTCGTCTGCCGTAATAAGCGTGTCGTCACAATCAAAAAAGACGAATGTCGAGCTATTAGCTTGTGCAAGTTCGTCTTGGACTTGGTTGATTGAATAAATTTGCGGAAATATGGCTGGCTCTTCGGGCGATGAATAGTAGCCAGGGCCGAACTGTATGGCCATGGCGATGACTGTGATACCAAGTACGAGGGCTATAATTTTTTTCATGATTGTTACTTTCTTATTTTTTTATTAATGCAATCAAACGCATTGGCGCTTCAGTGCCACCAACAGTTTTTATTGGCAGCGCCATGCTGTAGCTGCCAACGGGCGGCAGGCGGTGCGTGTTTGCCACATTTTCTACCAAATATTTTCCAGCACCTAGCACGGTAGCGTGCACAACATAGTTATCACTTGGCCTGTCAAAACCGAGCGTATCGATGCCAAGTCCTACCACATCTCGCTTGAGCAGTAATTGTGCAGCTGCAAGCGATACGCTGGGAAACTGATGGTTGTTGCGGTAGCGTTCAGGCTCATGCCAAAATTGCTCCCAGCCGGTGCGAATAATAACAAAACTCTGAGGGTTGATGGTGCCGTGCCGCTTTTCAAATGTTTCAATGTCATCAATTGAAAGACGGTAAAGTTGATCGGCTTTCTCAGAAATATCTATGACTACGCAGGGCGCAATTAACTGCTCAAGGGCCAACATATCGATTGTTGTGCTGCCTTCAAAACAATGAGCGGGTGCGTCAATATGCGTGCCAATGCCTGCGTGCATCGTTATGAGTTGAACGCGAAATTTTGTATCCGTGGTGCAGTCGGCGTAATCCAATGCAACGCTTTGCTCAAACCCGCAGCTACCGTCCCACGAGGGGGTTGTTGCAGAAAGGCTGTGTGTTAAGTCGATTATTTTAAAGGGAAACGACATTGTTTGATTCTTTCTTGTTTATTGAATGGGACGACAAAATTAGTGTATGCTGCAGGAAGCGAGAAATCAATGTTTTTTCTGAGTAAAAATTTGTAGTTGGGAGCGTCATGAGTGACGGATTATCGGTAAAAAATGGCATCGTTATTCCTTTGCACGAGTTAGAAATTACCAGCAGCAGGGCTGGCGGGCCGGGTGGGCAGCATGTGAATAAAACAAGCACGCGTATAACCGTGCGCTGGCACGTGCCCAGCACCACCGCTTTGGACGATGCGCAAAAAGCACGGGTCATGCAAAATCTGCAATCGCGTTTGACTGTTGATGGCGATTTGATTGTGCACAATAGTGCATCGCGCAGCCAGCAACAAAATAAAGAAGAGGCGTTGTTGCAGTTGGCACAACTGGTGCGCAAGGCGCTACATGTTCCCAAAAAGCGGATAGCAACCAAAGTTTCAAAGTCGGCCAAAGAAGCACGATTAAAAGTAAAGTCGCACAAAAGTACGATTAAAAAAATGCGGAGCAAGAGAATTTCAGAAGATTAGTTACGATCAGGGCGAGCGTCTTAACTAATCTGAGTCCGTTTATCCTGAGCTTGTCGAAGGATCCAAGGGGGGAAGGGTGAAAAAAAACGAGATCATAAGCTTTTTCAAGCGTTATGGAAAAAAAGTAGCAGGTGTTGTTTTGATTGTTATGGGGGTTGTAGGCATCTTTTTGCCATTTCTACAGGGTATTTTGATGATTTTGGCAGGCCTTGTTTTATTGGGCAATAGTAAGCTTGCCGATAAGCTGTTTGTTTACAAAGAGTGCTTGCTTGCCTATCTGCGTAAAAAATTTAGACGTTAGCTTTTGAATAAGCGTTTATACAAAGAATCGTGGTGTGCCGTTAAGCCAAAGAAGCGTCCAACATACTTTACCAGCGAAAAATAAACGATTGGTGTGATTACCAAAACGACAAGCGTTAAAAAGATTGTTTTAATGACGAGCAGCATACATATCCTTGGTAATGTCTGAAAGGGTGAGGGCCGGCCAATCTTGAACAATATGTGCCAGCTTGCCATGATCGGTAAATGACGTTGTTTTTATGAACAAGCGCACTACTGTTTTTTTGCGATGTTTGTGTGCGGTAACAATACAGCTACGGCCGGTTTTTTGGCAAAAAAGCATGCCTTCCTGCTCTTGAGAAAAATCAATAATCTCCCAGCCTTCACGTTCCATTTCTTTGCGATAAAAGTCTTGAACTTGATTAACGGCTAACGAGCCGTGATACGTGAGTGTCTCGGCTTGGGCAGAGCATTGTTTGTTGATAAGAAAAAAGCCAAGCGGAATTGGTGTATCAATCCGTTTGGCTTTATCTAATGTATCTAAGAAATGTTGCTGGCCTGCCAGATGCGTATCTTGTTGTTTGTTGCAACTGGAGCAAGCGAGCACTATAACCAAGCAAGTAAAAAGAAATGAACGGCTTTGCATAAAACGAGATGAGCCGAACATGAAGTGTTTTACTCGGTTACGTTAGCGTCTTCTGTTGCTTCTGATTCTGCTTTTGCTGTGCGAGCTGCAGCATCACGTGCAGAAATGACTGCTTTTTCGTCTTTGGTAAGAATCAATTCTTGAACGTTTGTTGCTCTACCAACACGATCACGCAAGTAGGTAAGTTTAGCACGACGCACTCTACCACGTTTTACTACCGTAATTTCAGTAATGTTTTCTGAATAGTACGGGAAAATACGCTCAACGCCAATGTTGTTAGAAGCAATTTTACGCACAGTAAAGGTTGAAGCAATACCGTTGCTATGTTGTACTATAACAATCCCTTGAAACATTTGAATACGTGTTTTGGCGCCTTCGGTTACCTTTTGAGCAACTTCGATGGTATCACCAATGTTAAATTCAGGAAAGTTGCGGTTTTTGACGCCGTAATCAACAATAGTTTCTTTAGTTAAGTGGTTTGCTTTCATGATTTCCTTCAGAGCGATAAGGGTGTTTTTTATCAAAAAATTGAAATCTTTTTAAAATAGCGACTAACCACCATTATAGACACATTTGCCAGTCTTAGCAATACCTATTTTGCTGGTTTTAACTTATTAAGCTTTGGTTGTAGGCCAAGCCAGCGGTCAAGAATAATTGAAACTGCCGACCGAACCGACAAATGGTTGTAGTCGCACATGCCTTGAACGGGTAGCAATAAATAATCACTTTGTTCTAAAACTTCTGGTGCTAGGCCCTGGCCGGTTCCAAAAATAAGTAAAACTGGGCGCTCTTGTTGCCATACTTCTGACTGGCTGTAATAATCGATGGTTGGTATTTGGTCGTAGTGCCGTGCTGATGTGGTAATAATCAACGGCTTCTTGCCTTCTTTTTCTTCAATAAAAGCAAGAACTTCGGTTAATTCGTTTACTGGTTTAATTCTTTGAACAGCGTCAGAACGGCCTTTGTTATACTCTTGGCCCTTGTCTGAATACCAAAATTCTAAGAATGTGCCAATGATTTGTTGTTGATCGCGCAGCGGGCATACGATAAAGAAGTTCTCGACATCGTAGGTTCGTGCAGTGCGGGCAACATCATGAATATCAAGCGATGCTACAGAACTCTGGCCTACCATGCCC is drawn from Candidatus Babeliales bacterium and contains these coding sequences:
- the bet gene encoding phage recombination protein Bet → MTQTMTQRSKTSAPLENLDHIRKIAAPTATDDEFKTFMYLCKAYNLDPLKKEIYFIKYGGKSTIITSRDGYLKIANLNENFDGIESDVVYQGDQLVKRENGSLHITYGQEHLTFDKSKLTGAFCSVFRKDRQKATTVFVSIKEYYKKEAPIWQQYTNAMILKVAEAMALKRAFAISGLVTKEEIDDYKENIDHEL
- a CDS encoding DUF2608 domain-containing protein; the encoded protein is MKKIIALVLGITVIAMAIQFGPGYYSSPEEPAIFPQIYSINQVQDELAQANSSTFVFFDCDDTLITADDYLPRTFYLPLSLRVLTLLKHPSLLFKNGKGERLYSLMLEQAPRKLVEPEVTNVIKKLHTQGAHVVGITGMETGTYGLIKSTQAWRANMLKDFGVVLCNEFENVTFDTLPTYRNNHPVLYDGLICCNHIPKGTLIGAFLDRFKLKPSTIILFDDTHDELVSLQEECAKRNIRAICYHYKAVSRLYNQKFNVWHSLKQIDHLIEHSAWLPDAA
- a CDS encoding cyclase family protein — its product is MSFPFKIIDLTHSLSATTPSWDGSCGFEQSVALDYADCTTDTKFRVQLITMHAGIGTHIDAPAHCFEGSTTIDMLALEQLIAPCVVIDISEKADQLYRLSIDDIETFEKRHGTINPQSFVIIRTGWEQFWHEPERYRNNHQFPSVSLAAAQLLLKRDVVGLGIDTLGFDRPSDNYVVHATVLGAGKYLVENVANTHRLPPVGSYSMALPIKTVGGTEAPMRLIALIKK
- the arfB gene encoding aminoacyl-tRNA hydrolase, with protein sequence MSDGLSVKNGIVIPLHELEITSSRAGGPGGQHVNKTSTRITVRWHVPSTTALDDAQKARVMQNLQSRLTVDGDLIVHNSASRSQQQNKEEALLQLAQLVRKALHVPKKRIATKVSKSAKEARLKVKSHKSTIKKMRSKRISED
- the rplS gene encoding 50S ribosomal protein L19, yielding MKANHLTKETIVDYGVKNRNFPEFNIGDTIEVAQKVTEGAKTRIQMFQGIVIVQHSNGIASTFTVRKIASNNIGVERIFPYYSENITEITVVKRGRVRRAKLTYLRDRVGRATNVQELILTKDEKAVISARDAAARTAKAESEATEDANVTE